In one window of Anser cygnoides isolate HZ-2024a breed goose chromosome 3, Taihu_goose_T2T_genome, whole genome shotgun sequence DNA:
- the PGM3 gene encoding phosphoacetylglucosamine mutase, with protein sequence MDFEALKKYSALHPKPAGLTLQYGTAGFRSKAEQLDHVMFRMGLLAALRSRATGSTIGVMVTASHNPEEDNGVKLVDPLGEMLHPSWEEYATQLANAEEQELQKTLTEICQKAAVNQQKDASVFLGRDTRPSSKKLSQAVVDGVSVLGSQYHDYGLVTTPQLHYMVCCQNTRGQYGKPTLEGYYQKLSKAFMELINKSPGSGEGQRHLKIDCANGIGALKLSEMQPYLPKEVLIHIYNDGTKEKLNHLCGADFVKVHQKPPKGLDMKPNERCCSFDGDADRIVYYYTDTAGHFHLIDGDKIATLISIFLKELLAKVGQTLKMAVVQTAYANGSSTRYLEETLQVPVHCVKTGVKHLHHKAQEFDVGVYFEANGHGTVLFSKAAENTIRQLAKEEKDDAKKEAAKVLENLIDLINQTVGDAISDMLVIEAILALKGLTLHQWDAFYTDFPNRLLKVQVADRQVIETTDAERRAVTPPGLQEKIDALVKKYKFSRAFVRPSGTEDVVRIYAEADTQENADALAHEVSLAVYHLAGGRGAPPQPL encoded by the exons ATGGATtttgaagcactgaaaaaatactcAGCGTTGCATCCTAAGCCTGCTGGACTTACTCTTCAGTATGGCACTGCTGGATTCCgcagcaaggcagagcagcTCGATCACGTCATGTTCCGCATGGGCTTGCTGGCAGCTCTCAGGTCCAGAGCCACAGGATCTACCATCGGTGTCATGGTTACAGCATCTCACAATCCTGAA GAAGATAATGGTGTGAAGCTGGTTGATCCTCTCGGTGAAATGCTGCACCCTTCCTGGGAAGAATATGCCACCCAACTAGCAAATGCAGAGGAGCAAGAGTTACAGAAAACACTAACTGAGATCTgccaaaaagcagcagtgaacCAGCAAAAAGATGCTTCAGTGTTTCTTGGTAGAGACACCAG ACCAAGCAGCAAGAAGCTTTCACAGGCTGTAGTAGATGGTGTCTCCGTTCTAGGCAGTCAGTACCACG ATTATGGTCTGGTGACCACGCCACAGCTACATTACATGGTCTGCTGTCAGAACACCCGGGGGCAGTATGGGAAACCAACGCTGGAAGGTTATTACCAAAAACTGTCCAAAGCTTTTATGGAACTGATAAATAAG TCTCCCGGCTCTGGAGAGGGTCAGCGGCATCTGAAGATTGACTGTGCCAATGGTATCGGAGCCCTGAAACTGTCGGAGATGCAGCCCTACCTCCCAAAGGAGGTGCTAATTCACATCTATAACGACGGAACCAAGGAGAAACTCAATCACTTGTGTGGTGCGGATTTTGTAAAAGTTCACCAGAAGCCACCTAAAG GGCTAGACATGAAGCCTAATGAGAGATGCTGCTCGTTCGATGGCGATGCAGATAGAATTGTGTATTACTACACGGACACAGCTGGCCATTTTCACCTCATAGATGGAGATAAAATAGCAACTTTAATTAGTATCTTCCTTAAAGAACTTCTTGCCAAG GTTGGACAGACTTTGAAGATGGCAGTAGTACAAACAGCCTACGCCAATGGGAGTTCAACGCGGTACCTTGAGGAAACACTGCAG GTGCCTGTTCACTGTGTGAAAACTGGAGTGAAACACTTGCATCACAAGGCTCAGGAGTTTGATGTCGGTGTTTATTTTGAGGCAAATGGACACGGGACA GTACTCTTTAGCAAAGCTGCTGAAAATACAATAAGACAACTggcaaaagaagagaaagatgatGCAAAAAAAGAAGCAGCGAAGGTGCTTGAAAACCTGATTGACCTCATTAATCAG ACGGTGGGCGATGCCATCTCAGACATGCTGGTGATCGAAGCCATCCTGGCTCTGAAAGGTCTGACTCTGCACCAGTGGGATGCCTTCTACACCGACTTCCCCAACCGGCTGCTCAAAGTTCAG GTTGCCGACAGACAAGTTATCGAGACAACAGACGCAGAAAGACGGGCAGTTACACCTCCAGGGCTACAAGAGAAAATTGATGCGTTGGTGAAGAAGTACAAGTTCTCACGAGCATTTGTCCGTCCGTCGGGAACAGAAGATGTTGTTAGGATATACGCCGAAGCAGACACACAG GAGAATGCTGATGCCCTTGCCCATGAAGTAAGCCTGGCCGTTTACCACCTTGCCGGTGGAAGAGGAGCACCACCCCAGCCGCTATAA